Genomic segment of Actinomycetota bacterium:
ACGCACGCGGAGCTTTCGGACCCAGCGACCGACCGCATCAAGAACTCGCCGATCCACCAGCTGGTGACTACGAACACCCTCCCGATCCCCAGCGAGAAGGCGATCGACAAGCTCGTCGTCCTCTCGATCGCGCCGACCATCGCTCAAACGATCAAGGCGGTGTTCGAAGAGGAATCGGTCTCGGAGCTGTTCCACGGAGAGAACCAGCCCTAACCTCTATAATGCTGGCTTCCCCCGCTCCGGCCCTCGTGCCGGCGCGGGTTCAACCGAACGATCCACACCTGCACAGAGGTAGGGAGAGGAGTCCCGATGGCTGAGGTGAAGCTCGAGGTAACGAAGCGCGAGGGAACGGGCAAAGGCGCGGCGCGCCGCTCCCGCTTCGCCGGCAAGGTCCCCGGCGTCGTCTACGGGAGAGGCATGGATCCCGTGGCCGTCGAGGTCGACCGCCGCCAGTTCGTACAAGCCCTGCAGACCGACGCCGGCATGAACGTGCTGCTCGGGCTGAAGATCGACGGCCAGAGCATCACGACCCTGGCTCGCGAGATCCAGCGGGACCCTGTCAGGGGGACCTTGCTCCACGCCGACTTCGTGAAGGTCGACCTGAACGTCGAGGTCGAGGCCGAGGTTCCGGTTCACCTCATCGGCGGCGAGGACTCGCCGGGGGTGAGGGGTGGCGGAGTGCTCGAGCAGCCGCTGTTCACCGTCACCGTCCGCGCGCTTCCGGCGGACCTGCCGGAGTCGATCGACGCCGACGCATCCGGTCTCGACGCCGGGCACGCGTTGCGGATCTCGGACCTCTCGTCGGCGCGGACTTTCGAGTTCGTCCAGGACCCCGAGACGGTGGTCGCGTCGATAGCCCAAGCCGTCAGCGAAGAGGAGCTTGCGGCTCTCGAAGCTGCAGCGGGCGCGTCGGGCGAGGACCAGACGGTCGAGGGGCTGGAGGCCGCAACCGGAGCCACGGGCGACGAGTCCGATGGATCGGGCGAACCGTCGGTCGAGGCCGACCCCGGGGCCGAGAAGGAACCGGCGTAGCGCCAGCGACTCCCAGGACCTTCAGCGATGCCGCTGTTCCGGCGCTCGCCCGACCAAGAGGGCGGGCGCTGGATAGTCCTCGGCCTCGGCAACCCGGGCGAGCGTTACACCCAGACCCGTCACAATGCAGGCGTCCTGGTGATCCAGGAGCTGCTATCCCGCACCTCGAGCTCGCTGAAGAGCCACAAGAGCGGCGCGCTCGTTGCGGAGA
This window contains:
- a CDS encoding 50S ribosomal protein L25; translated protein: MAEVKLEVTKREGTGKGAARRSRFAGKVPGVVYGRGMDPVAVEVDRRQFVQALQTDAGMNVLLGLKIDGQSITTLAREIQRDPVRGTLLHADFVKVDLNVEVEAEVPVHLIGGEDSPGVRGGGVLEQPLFTVTVRALPADLPESIDADASGLDAGHALRISDLSSARTFEFVQDPETVVASIAQAVSEEELAALEAAAGASGEDQTVEGLEAATGATGDESDGSGEPSVEADPGAEKEPA